DNA from Homo sapiens chromosome 1, GRCh38.p14 Primary Assembly:
tgttttgaaacggagtctcgctgtcaggcaggctggagtgcagtgcatgcgatcttggctcactgcaacttccacctcccaggttcaagcaactcttctgcctcagcctcctgagtagctgggactacaggtgcacaccaccatgcctggctaatttttgtatttttagtagagacagggtttcaccatgttggccaggctagtgttgaactcctgacctcaagtgatccacccacctcggcctcccatagtgctgggattacaggcatgagccaccacacccagccaccctCTCACACTTTGGACcttgagagcttgtttggaggttctagcaggggAGCACATTTACTCGTATACCCTTGACTGAAGACCGATTCTCCTCTTATCAGGAATGGTTGTCCTCTTCGACCAAGCACACAGCTTCGGGAGCCCTCTCACACTTTGGGCACTCAATTTTTCTGCTGTCTTGTGGATTTTGCAGCAGCaagccacttctttcaaaggatctgttaattcttttgttttttctggtaTGTTCCTGTGATAGTTCTTGGAGCCAAAGTTCActatgtgagtctccacatgctgttctgtcTGTCTGAGTGGCAaattagtcctgcctcctatctgccacTTTCCCCTTAAATCAGTCtcatttttgtaaagaaaaaagttgaGATGTATAGTATGTATCACATGCACAAATATAGAAAGTATGCTAAACATGGTTTACGTAagtgctttaaattttttctctttatgtttttcgGTATTTTGTCGATTTTtacaagtatatattttataatgggaTAGTTGGGAGGTTGGTGacttggaaaagagaaaggaaaatgataaaagggTGTGGTTGGAATCAAGTGATGTATACCTACTTACTGGCAAATTGACCCTTAGATGATTAGGTTAGCTATGATTTTTCTTGATGAGAATTTAGGGACTTTGTATGGCTTTCACTTCTGATCTTCATGATCCTCTCCTCTTTTTCAGTAACAGTAACGAGTAGCCAGAGTACTCCTGCCAAAGCCCCCAGGGCAAAGTGCAATCCATCCAATTCTTCCCCGTCATCCGCAGCTTGTGCCCCAAGCTGTGCTGGAGACCTCCCTCTTCCTTCAAATACTCCTACGTTCTCTATTAAAACCTCTCCTGCCAAGGCCCGGTCTCCCATCAACAGAAGAGGCTCTGTCTCCTCCGTCTCTCCCAAGCCACCTTCATCTTTCAAGATGTCGATTAGAAACTGGGTGACCCGAACACCTTCCTCATCACCACCCATCACTCCACCTGCTTCGGAGACCAAGATCATGTCTCCGAGAAAAGCCCTTATTCCTGTGAGCCAGAAGTCATCCCAAGCAGAGGCTTGCTCTGAGTCTAGAAATAGAGTAAAGAGGAGGCTAGACTCAAGCTGTCTGGAGAGTGTGAAACAAAAGTGTGTGAAGAGTTGTAACTGTGTGACTGAGCTTGATGGCCAAGTTGAAAATCTTCATTTGGATCTGTGCTGCCTTGCTGGTAACCAGGAAGACCTTAGTAAGGACTCTCTAGGTCCTACCAAATCAAGCAAAATTGAAGGAGCTGGTACCAGTATCTCAGAGCCTCCGTCTCCTATCAGTCCGTATGCTTCAGAAAGCTGTGGAACGCTACCTCTTCCTTTGAGACCTTGTGGAGAAGGGTCTGAAATGGTAGGCAAAGAGAATAGTTCCCCAGAGAATAAAAACTGGTTGTTGGCCATGGCAGCCAAACGGAAGGCTGAGAATCCATCTCCACGAAGTCCGTCATCCCAGACACCCAATTCCAGGAGACAGAGCGGAAAGAAATTGCCAAGCCCGGTAAGTCAGCAGTGGTGGGAAGATACATTTCCTAACTTAAAAGGGGCCAGACACCCAGATGTCTCAAGtcaggatgcttttttttttttttaaagaaagaaatctatttATTCCTAGTGCTGCCAAATTCAGcacataaatacaaaacaaattttgcATGGGccatatttttagtaaaaatgttttatgctaagaaactatttttgtttgtctgaaattcaaatgtaactgaatgtgctgtattttatctggcaactctaCTTACTCCCATTAAAATCCCTCCTGTCAGGGTCCATACTCCTCAGCCCTGTTGCCTGATTGACCAAAGCCTTCATCATGCTCCAGGATATCAATTCAAAAATATCTCCCCTCTCCTGTTAGACAGTATGCCATCCTCTTTTTATAGATAAAGCTGTTGTTCATGGGAAAGTTGCCAACATCCATAAGTAGATTTCCAGTTTGTAATTCCattttgtgattatttaaaatacagtgaAACTTAGATACTTACAAAACAATTTGAGTGCAAAATCTTTCTAGATTTTTATGActtctccacaatcttttataaTCATTTTGCCACACCACAGTAATACTTTTGACACCTATATCTATTCTTTTTAACATTCAGTGTAGTGTCACTTATCTTTTTAGGACTCATTTCATTGACtgac
Protein-coding regions in this window:
- the DTL gene encoding denticleless protein homolog isoform 2 (isoform 2 is encoded by transcript variant 2), whose product is MGYSSLILDSTGSTLFANCTDDNIYMFNMTGLKTSPVAIFNGHQNSTFYVKSSLSPDDQFLVSGSSDEAAYIWKVSTPWQPPTVLLGHSQEVTSVCWCPSDFTKIATCSDDNTLKIWRLNRGLEEKPGGDKLSTVGWASQKKKESRPGLVTVTSSQSTPAKAPRAKCNPSNSSPSSAACAPSCAGDLPLPSNTPTFSIKTSPAKARSPINRRGSVSSVSPKPPSSFKMSIRNWVTRTPSSSPPITPPASETKIMSPRKALIPVSQKSSQAEACSESRNRVKRRLDSSCLESVKQKCVKSCNCVTELDGQVENLHLDLCCLAGNQEDLSKDSLGPTKSSKIEGAGTSISEPPSPISPYASESCGTLPLPLRPCGEGSEMVGKENSSPENKNWLLAMAAKRKAENPSPRSPSSQTPNSRRQSGKKLPSPVTITPSSMRKICTYFHRKSQEDFCGPEHSTEL